One region of Culex pipiens pallens isolate TS chromosome 2, TS_CPP_V2, whole genome shotgun sequence genomic DNA includes:
- the LOC120419476 gene encoding uncharacterized protein LOC120419476 isoform X2, whose protein sequence is MICGRNFRNYLAHDSISYDLLTNSSRMKVLVNALAMVNIDWKLFCHPEKRDLPEIRNVKEEGISIILGEDCLRRSVIEGDFDCFTNRGVLPLGKFWTAIGPYGGLQSLSTNELVNYNECEKNSDGNISNINFKLYNNIRKDNFETALELTRKDSWSSFFESFRFPVSIWRPMGRLVKFLGRKGDISAVFDLLNHFGSKLEIVLMLVGSQELKTITLTVKPSLLLSSQISTIVRSDSLSDLQNMDFLLSSTEVLSPNVLNLLQEMVCCNNIFAFKFTIENFKFSSHEDAERILISCVVSGRIKMVEVFTEKYANNSFNLDRALQMAASHNRGTLVKYLQLKGANLVQIDEFRKIGVTDFGCLKYVAQFPIVLPEGYHLHVELPNVGKFSLADMELLLKSGYNIMRSHQFFRYVLKLEDERILSLVENKIFDFKAVTLCDENMIEWLRVVRECKVLNYLTANLLIHCMKNKPDLFGRILDRIKIFGTTDEGYGVEIVNQFGNAELDTSALDLCTDVEKCLENSEDVYFEREFERELVCIDSHENIEMVKVLYIIYDIQELPKISQNEQIAFYNEHLTFYQIYQNILQILNDLEVLENATIVTVRFEYSNIFYRVLKISSKTVILRCLGRMFPIQEMINTKDPIGRTILFDVKTYKNFKLLIECGADLSVVNNDEESPLPGYILWPWSELEPVFKYCLENGVCNSKRVHLFHARTRWNLSLLTVAVINGAAEAVQFLITNGVDQAAYELGGFFPLLAAVSLQRIDVVEVLLNHSHETVNWWRKGYSFTPLLQAVTRNNVILVKMLLDAGANVSFLYSGLTIFGVAIKRQADRALKVLLEHIKQNKSHVVADCNTNSSPIQTALLTGNVEMFQIVLEWEIEGSVENLTPSSIERMKICFNEPRSNGNSIYALAKFTGNIKIIDFIHKCVERGEQVLGDRIELDTNVNLDKMVEYTISAVDIGNLVDNCDVF, encoded by the coding sequence ATGATTTGTGGGCGAAACTTCCGAAACTATCTCGCTCACGATAGTATTTCTTATGATCTGCTCACCAATAGTTCACGAATGAAGGTGCTTGTAAACGCACTGGCGATGGTCAATATTGACTGGAAACTTTTTTGCCACCCTGAAAAGAGGGATCTGCCGGAGATTAGAAATGTGAAAGAGGAAGGAATCTCAATCATTTTGGGGGAGGATTGTTTAAGGAGGTCAGTAATTGAGGGAGATTTTGACTGCTTTACCAACCGAGGTGTTCTACCTCTAGGCAAATTTTGGACGGCTATTGGTCCTTATGGAGGATTACAATCGCTAAGCACAAATGAATTGGTGAATTACAACGAATGTGAGAAAAATTCAGATGGCAACATTTCtaacatcaattttaaattatataacAACATAAGAAAGGATAACTTTGAAACTGCTTTAGAATTGACGAGAAAAGATTCGTGGAGTTCCTTCTTTGAATCGTTCAGATTTCCTGTCAGTATTTGGAGACCCATGGGAAGATTGGTGAAATTCTTGGGTCGAAAGGGGGACATTTCCGCCGTTTTCGACCTACTAAATCACTTTGGTTCCAAATTAGAAATCGTACTCATGCTGGTTGGAAGTCAAGAGTTGAAAACGATTACACTTACTGTTAAACCGTCACTTCTTTTGTCGTCACAAATCAGTACAATCGTTCGGTCTGACTCATTAAGTGATTTACAAAATATGGATTTTCTTTTGAGCAGCACCGAAGTATTGTCACCGAATGTGTTGAACTTACTTCAAGAAATGGTTTGTTGCAACAACATTTTTGCCTTTAAATTcacgattgaaaattttaaattcagttccCATGAAGATGCTGAAAGAATATTAATCAGTTGCGTGGTATCAGGCCGAATCAAAATGGTTGaagtttttactgaaaaatacgCAAACAATTCTTTCAATTTAGATCGAGCGCTTCAGATGGCAGCTTCGCATAACAGAGGAACGTTGGTCAAATATTTGCAGCTCAAAGGGGCTAATTTGGTTCAAATTGATGAATTCAGGAAAATTGGCGTCACAGATTTTGGATGTTTGAAGTATGTGGCGCAATTTCCAATAGTTTTGCCCGAAGGATACCACTTGCATGTTGAGTTGCCAAATGTTGGCAAGTTTTCACTTGCGGACATGGAACTGTTGTTGAAGTCTGGTTACAACATTATGCGAAGTCATCAATTTTTCcgatatgttttgaaattagaaGACGAGCGAATATTGAGTCtggttgaaaacaaaatttttgattttaaagctGTGACATTGTGTGATGAAAATATGATTGAATGGCTCCGAGTTGTGCGAGAATGCAAAGTGTTGAATTATTTGACTGCCAATTTGTTGATCCATTGCATGAAGAACAAGCCAGActtatttggaagaattttggaTCGGATCAAAATATTTGGAACGACTGATGAAGGATATGGCGTTGAAATAGTTAACCAGTTTGGCAATGCAGAGTTAGACACAAGTGCTTTGGATTTATGTACAGATGTTGAGAAATGTTTGGAAAACTCTGAAGATGTATATTTTGAACGTGAATTTGAAAGGGAACTTGTGTGCATAGATTCACACGAAAATATTGAAATGGTAAAAGTTTTGTACATAATTTATGATATTCAAGAGTTaccaaaaatttctcaaaacgaACAAATTGCCTTCTATAATGAGCATTTgacattttatcaaatttatcaaaatattttacaaattttgaacgaTCTTGAAGTTTTGGAGAATGCAACAATTGTAACAGTTAGGTTTGaatattcaaacatattttatcGTGTTCTAAAGATATCGTCAAAGACGGTCATACTAAGATGTTTAGGAAGAATGTTCCCAATCCAGGAAATGATAAATACTAAAGATCCCATTGGAAGAACAATTTTGTTTGACgtgaaaacttataaaaattttaaacttttaatcgaATGTGGCGCAGATTTGTCTGTAGTAAATAATGATGAAGAAAGTCCCCTCCCGGGATACATTCTGTGGCCCTGGTCTGAACTGGAACCGGTGTTCAAGTATTGCTTGGAAAATGGCGTTTGTAACTCCAAAAGAGTCCATCTGTTCCATGCCCGAACCCGGTGGAACCTTTCCTTGCTGACCGTGGCAGTTATAAACGGTGCTGCCGAGGCTGTCCAATTTTTAATCACCAACGGGGTAGATCAAGCGGCTTACGAACTCGGAGGATTTTTCCCCTTGCTGGCAGCCGTTAGCCTGCAACGAATTGATGTCGTGGAAGTTTTGTTGAATCACAGTCACGAAACTGTCAACTGGTGGCGCAAGGGCTATTCTTTCACACCTCTACTTCAAGCAGTCACAAGAAATAACGTAATTTTGGTGAAAATGCTGCTCGATGCTGGAGCAAATGTGAGTTTTCTGTACAGTGGGTTAACCATTTTTGGAGTTGCAATTAAACGTCAGGCTGATCGAGCCCTGAAAGTGCTGTTGGAGCACATCAAGCAAAATAAATCACACGTCGTAGCGGATTGCAACACCAATTCCAGCCCAATTCAGACCGCTCTGCTCACCGGCAATGTGGAAATGTTTCAAATAGTTTTGGAATGGGAAATTGAAGGGTCCGTTGAGAACTTGACCCCATCATCGATAGAAAGAATGAAGATTTGTTTCAACGAACCTAGATCGAATGGCAATTCCATTTATGCGCTTGCTAAATTTACGGGGAATATTAAAATCATCGATTTTATTCACAAATGTGTGGAACGCGGAGAGCAAGTTTTGGGTGATAGAATTGAACTAGATACAAAtgtaaatttagataaaatggtAGAATATACTATTTCTGCGGTTGATATCGGTAATTTAGTAGATAATTGTGATGTATTTTAA